In a genomic window of Streptomyces sp. BHT-5-2:
- a CDS encoding sirohydrochlorin chelatase has protein sequence MSTPPTLLVIAHGSRDPRHAATVTALCARVRKLRPGLRVEVGYLDFNAPRVPRALERLAAEAEGWHEGGRRAGQRHVVALPLLLTRAFHAKSDIPAVLREAAARLPRLTIHQADVLGPSLLLTHALERRLEEAGLRPGDRRSTGVVLASAGSSDPEAIAVIAEIAREWRRTAEWCAVRPAFASASLPRTADAVRALRDEGAQRVAVAPYVIAPGFLPDRIAADAREARADILAPVLGAAPELARLLLRRYDQAVRARARGGPTALTA, from the coding sequence ATGAGCACACCCCCCACCCTCCTCGTCATCGCCCACGGCAGCCGCGACCCACGGCACGCCGCGACCGTCACCGCGCTGTGCGCGCGGGTCCGGAAGCTGCGGCCCGGGCTGCGCGTGGAAGTCGGCTATCTCGACTTCAACGCGCCCCGGGTGCCCCGGGCGTTGGAGCGCCTCGCGGCCGAGGCGGAGGGGTGGCACGAGGGCGGGCGACGGGCGGGCCAACGGCACGTGGTGGCGCTTCCGCTCCTCCTCACACGCGCCTTCCACGCGAAGTCCGACATCCCCGCGGTGCTGCGCGAGGCCGCCGCGCGGCTGCCCCGGCTGACCATCCATCAGGCCGACGTGCTCGGCCCCTCCCTCCTCCTGACCCACGCCCTGGAGCGTCGGCTGGAGGAGGCCGGGCTGCGGCCCGGAGACCGCCGCTCGACCGGGGTCGTACTGGCCTCGGCGGGCTCCTCCGACCCGGAGGCGATCGCAGTGATCGCTGAAATCGCGCGGGAGTGGCGGCGCACCGCCGAATGGTGTGCCGTGCGACCTGCGTTCGCCTCCGCATCCCTGCCCCGTACGGCCGACGCCGTGCGGGCCCTGCGGGACGAGGGCGCCCAGCGGGTGGCCGTCGCGCCGTACGTCATCGCGCCGGGCTTTCTGCCGGACCGGATCGCCGCCGATGCCCGCGAGGCCCGTGCCGACATCCTCGCCCCCGTGCTGGGCGCCGCCCCCGAGCTGGCCCGGCTGCTGCTGCGCCGCTACGACCAGGCCGTCCGGGCCCGTGCCCGGGGCGGCCCGACGGCGCTCACCGCCTGA
- a CDS encoding ABC transporter permease produces the protein MASTETASAAAGSPGDAPTGPSTAPATDTPDADDASGPEAATRTGTEAAAPGDLAGLEAGLDALDSTVVARQPWLRTALSKAFPPLIAIVIVLGLWQLAYHFQLKPHYLLPSPLDVFRSLQQKWLEGTLLSFVWTSVSRGALGFVASVAIGTVLGLIVARVRPVRAAIGPILSGLQSLPSVAWVPAAIIWFGLSDATIYAVVLLGAVPSIANGLVSGVDQISPLYLRAGRSIGATGLTGVRHVLLPAALPGYLAGLKQGWAFSWRSLMAAELIVNAPDLGTGLGQLLEQGRELQDMSWVLSAILLILIVGIGIELLIFAPIERRVLRSRGLLVKS, from the coding sequence ATGGCCAGCACTGAGACCGCCTCCGCCGCCGCGGGAAGCCCCGGCGACGCCCCCACCGGACCGTCCACCGCCCCGGCCACGGACACACCGGACGCCGACGACGCCTCCGGGCCCGAAGCGGCCACCAGGACCGGCACCGAGGCCGCCGCCCCCGGAGACCTCGCCGGTCTGGAGGCCGGGCTCGACGCGCTCGACTCCACCGTGGTGGCCCGGCAGCCGTGGCTGCGCACCGCGCTGTCAAAAGCGTTCCCTCCCCTCATCGCGATCGTGATCGTGCTCGGGCTGTGGCAGCTCGCCTACCACTTCCAGCTCAAGCCGCACTATCTGCTGCCGAGCCCGCTCGACGTCTTCCGCTCGCTCCAGCAGAAGTGGCTGGAGGGCACCCTGCTGAGCTTCGTGTGGACCAGCGTCTCCCGCGGCGCCCTCGGCTTCGTGGCGTCGGTCGCCATCGGTACGGTGCTCGGTCTGATCGTGGCCCGCGTCAGGCCCGTGCGCGCCGCGATCGGCCCGATCCTGAGCGGGCTGCAGTCCCTCCCCTCGGTGGCCTGGGTCCCGGCGGCGATCATCTGGTTCGGGCTGAGCGACGCCACCATCTACGCGGTGGTGCTGCTCGGGGCCGTCCCCTCGATCGCCAACGGGCTGGTGTCCGGTGTCGACCAGATCTCTCCTCTCTATCTGCGTGCCGGCCGCAGCATCGGCGCGACCGGCCTGACCGGCGTCCGCCATGTGCTGCTGCCGGCCGCGCTGCCCGGCTACCTCGCCGGGCTCAAGCAGGGCTGGGCCTTCTCCTGGCGCTCTCTGATGGCCGCCGAACTCATCGTCAACGCGCCCGATCTCGGCACCGGCCTGGGCCAGCTCCTGGAGCAGGGCCGGGAACTCCAGGACATGTCCTGGGTGTTGTCCGCGATCCTGCTGATCCTGATCGTCGGCATCGGTATCGAGCTGTTGATCTTCGCCCCGATCGAGCGCCGGGTGCTGCGCAGCCGCGGCCTCCTCGTCAAGAGCTGA
- a CDS encoding ABC transporter ATP-binding protein: MTTSTLTKPAPADAGTAGPYAARIHHVSKSFGRPGARQQVLDDIELDVAPGAFVCLLGASGCGKSTLLGLVAGLDEPTSGTIETPGGRPALMFQEHALFPWLTAGRNIELALRLRGVPRAERREEAERLLELVRLKGAYGKRVHELSGGMRQRVAMARALAQNSRLLLMDEPFAALDAITRDVLHDELTRIWQTQNSDGSAGSSLSVLFVTHNVREAVRLGERVVLLSSRPGRVAREWQVDIPQPRRIEDSAVADLSVEITEQLRGEIRRHGQH, translated from the coding sequence ATGACGACCAGCACGCTCACCAAGCCCGCCCCGGCGGACGCCGGCACCGCCGGTCCGTACGCCGCTCGCATCCACCATGTCTCGAAGTCGTTCGGCCGCCCCGGCGCGCGGCAGCAGGTGCTCGACGACATCGAACTCGACGTCGCCCCCGGCGCGTTCGTCTGCCTCCTGGGGGCCTCGGGGTGCGGCAAGTCCACCCTGCTCGGCCTGGTGGCCGGTCTGGACGAGCCGACCTCCGGCACCATCGAGACGCCCGGCGGCCGGCCGGCGCTGATGTTCCAGGAGCACGCGCTGTTCCCGTGGCTGACCGCGGGCCGCAACATCGAACTGGCGCTGCGGCTGCGCGGCGTGCCGCGCGCGGAGCGCCGCGAGGAGGCCGAGCGGCTGCTGGAGCTCGTCCGCCTCAAGGGCGCGTACGGCAAGCGGGTGCACGAGCTGTCCGGCGGGATGCGCCAGCGGGTGGCGATGGCCCGGGCGCTGGCCCAGAACAGCCGACTGCTGCTGATGGACGAGCCGTTCGCCGCCCTCGACGCGATCACCCGCGATGTGCTGCACGACGAGCTGACCCGGATCTGGCAGACCCAGAACTCCGACGGCTCCGCCGGAAGCAGCCTCTCCGTCCTCTTCGTCACCCACAACGTCCGGGAGGCGGTGCGGCTCGGCGAACGGGTCGTGCTGCTCTCCTCCCGTCCCGGCCGGGTCGCCCGGGAGTGGCAGGTGGACATCCCCCAGCCGCGCCGCATCGAGGACTCCGCGGTCGCCGACCTGTCCGTCGAGATCACCGAGCAGCTCCGTGGGGAGATCCGCCGCCATGGCCAGCACTGA
- a CDS encoding aliphatic sulfonate ABC transporter substrate-binding protein has product MSAVRHRLLAAAATVPLLTAALGACGYGSQAPKDTAASVAPKGPKVDGLDQVKIGFFGNTTHATPLIGLRTGQFQKELGGTAVKSSVFNAGPAEIEALNSNAIDIGWIGPSPAINGYVKSHGKSLKIIAGSASGGVSLIVDPKKIKSLDDLKGRTIATPQLGNTQDVALLNFLSGKGYKVDATSGKGDVTVQRIDNKVVPTAFKQGSIDGAWVPEPTASKLVAAGGKPLLDEKKLWKDGKFVITNVIVSQRFLKEHPKAVEAVLRASVTTNAWIRSHPAEAVKALNEKLADPAIAGKPLPDGVIDPAFKNVDITDDPLAATLQEEADHAVKAGLLQKPDLKGIYDLTLLNKVLKSEGRPPVDDAGLGGN; this is encoded by the coding sequence GTGTCTGCCGTTCGTCATCGCCTCCTGGCGGCCGCCGCCACCGTCCCGTTGCTGACCGCCGCGCTGGGCGCCTGCGGCTACGGCTCGCAGGCCCCCAAGGACACCGCGGCCTCCGTCGCCCCGAAGGGGCCCAAGGTCGACGGGCTCGACCAGGTCAAGATCGGATTCTTCGGCAACACCACCCATGCCACACCGCTGATCGGCCTGCGGACCGGCCAGTTCCAGAAGGAGCTGGGCGGCACCGCGGTGAAGTCCTCGGTCTTCAACGCCGGTCCCGCGGAGATCGAGGCGCTCAACTCGAACGCCATCGACATCGGGTGGATCGGCCCCTCCCCCGCGATCAACGGCTATGTGAAGTCGCACGGCAAGAGCCTGAAGATCATCGCTGGTTCGGCCTCCGGCGGTGTCTCGCTGATCGTCGACCCCAAGAAGATCAAGAGCCTGGACGACCTCAAGGGCAGGACGATCGCCACCCCGCAGCTGGGCAACACCCAGGACGTCGCCCTGCTGAACTTCCTCTCCGGCAAGGGCTACAAGGTCGACGCCACCAGCGGCAAGGGCGACGTCACCGTCCAGCGCATCGACAACAAGGTCGTCCCCACCGCCTTCAAGCAGGGCAGCATCGACGGTGCCTGGGTCCCCGAGCCCACCGCCTCCAAGCTCGTCGCCGCGGGCGGCAAGCCGCTGCTGGACGAGAAGAAACTGTGGAAGGACGGCAAGTTCGTCATCACCAACGTGATCGTCTCGCAGCGCTTCCTCAAGGAGCACCCGAAGGCGGTCGAGGCGGTGCTGCGCGCCTCGGTGACGACCAACGCCTGGATCCGGTCGCACCCCGCCGAGGCGGTCAAGGCGCTCAACGAGAAGCTCGCCGATCCCGCGATCGCCGGCAAGCCCCTCCCGGACGGCGTCATCGACCCGGCGTTCAAGAACGTCGACATCACCGACGACCCGCTGGCCGCCACGCTCCAGGAGGAGGCGGACCACGCCGTCAAGGCAGGGCTGCTGCAGAAGCCCGACCTCAAGGGCATCTACGACCTCACCCTGCTGAACAAGGTGCTCAAGTCCGAGGGCAGGCCGCCGGTCGACGACGCCGGCCTCGGCGGCAACTGA
- a CDS encoding sulfate adenylyltransferase subunit 1 yields MSSTNVVEGVVDAGATSLLRFATAGSVDDGKSTLVGRLLHDSKSVLADQLEAVEHASRNRGQEAPDLALLTDGLRAEREQGITIDVAYRYFATPRRRFILADTPGHVQYTRNMVTGASTAELAVVLVDARNGVVEQTRRHAAVAALLRVPHVVLAVNKMDLVDYQESIFAAIAEEFTAYAGSLGVPGWGSGEDPQENWCTAIPISALAGDNVVTPSATMDWYGGPTVLEHLETVPVVADPSDDPARFPVQYVIRPQSAAHPDYRGYAGQVASGVLRVGDAVTVLPSGRTSTIEGIDALGQSVDVAWAPQSVTVRLADDIDVSRGDLIAPADAAPPVTQDVEATVCHVADRPLAVGQRVLLKHTTRTVKAIVKEIPSRLTLDDLSQHPAPGELAANDIGRVVLRTAAPLALDAYADSRRTGSFLLIDPADGTTLTAGMAGTAFAEATADPAPEDASDDEGWDF; encoded by the coding sequence ATGAGCTCCACCAATGTTGTTGAGGGCGTGGTGGACGCGGGCGCGACCTCGCTGCTGCGCTTCGCCACCGCCGGCTCCGTGGACGACGGCAAGTCGACCCTGGTCGGCCGGCTGCTGCACGACTCCAAGTCGGTCCTCGCCGACCAGCTGGAGGCCGTCGAGCACGCCTCCCGCAACCGCGGGCAGGAGGCGCCCGACCTGGCGCTGCTGACGGACGGGCTGCGTGCCGAGCGCGAACAGGGCATCACCATCGACGTGGCCTACCGCTACTTCGCCACCCCGCGCCGGCGCTTCATCCTCGCCGACACCCCCGGGCATGTGCAGTACACCCGGAACATGGTGACCGGGGCCTCCACCGCCGAGCTGGCCGTGGTGCTCGTCGACGCCCGCAACGGCGTGGTCGAGCAGACCCGCCGGCACGCCGCGGTCGCCGCCCTGCTGCGGGTGCCGCACGTCGTGCTGGCCGTCAACAAGATGGACCTGGTCGACTACCAGGAGTCCATCTTCGCGGCCATCGCCGAGGAGTTCACCGCGTACGCCGGCTCGCTGGGCGTGCCGGGCTGGGGGTCTGGGGAAGACCCCCAGGAAAACTGGTGCACCGCCATCCCGATCTCGGCGCTGGCCGGCGACAACGTCGTGACGCCGTCGGCCACCATGGACTGGTACGGCGGGCCGACCGTGCTGGAGCACCTGGAGACCGTGCCGGTGGTCGCCGACCCGTCGGACGACCCGGCCCGTTTCCCGGTCCAGTACGTCATCCGCCCGCAGTCCGCCGCCCACCCCGACTACCGCGGCTACGCGGGCCAGGTCGCCTCCGGTGTGCTGCGTGTCGGCGACGCCGTCACCGTGCTGCCGTCGGGCCGAACCAGCACGATCGAGGGCATCGACGCGCTCGGGCAGAGCGTGGACGTCGCCTGGGCGCCGCAGTCGGTGACCGTCCGGCTCGCCGACGACATCGACGTCTCCCGCGGCGACCTGATCGCCCCGGCCGACGCGGCGCCGCCGGTCACCCAGGACGTCGAGGCCACCGTCTGCCATGTCGCCGACCGGCCGCTGGCCGTCGGGCAGCGGGTGCTGCTCAAGCACACCACCCGCACCGTCAAGGCGATCGTGAAGGAGATCCCGTCCCGGCTGACCCTGGACGATCTCTCCCAGCACCCGGCCCCCGGCGAACTGGCCGCCAACGACATCGGCCGGGTCGTGCTCCGCACCGCCGCACCGCTGGCGCTGGACGCCTACGCGGACTCCCGGCGCACCGGCTCCTTCCTGCTGATCGACCCGGCGGACGGCACCACGCTGACCGCGGGCATGGCGGGCACCGCCTTCGCGGAGGCGACCGCGGACCCCGCGCCGGAGGATGCGTCGGACGACGAGGGGTGGGACTTCTGA
- the cysD gene encoding sulfate adenylyltransferase subunit CysD, whose protein sequence is MSTVASVSEELDNPYALSHLDALESEAVHIFREVAGEFERPVILFSGGKDSIVMLHLALKAFAPAPVPFALLHVDTGHNFPEVLDYRDRAVARHGLRLHIASVQDFIDRGELRERPDGTRNPLQTVPLLDAIEKNRFDAVFGGGRRDEEKARAKERVFSLRDEFGGWDPRRQRPELWQLYNGRHSPGEHVRVFPLSNWTELDVWQYIAREKIELPAIYYAHEREVFARSGMWLAPGAWGGPKDGEHLEVRQVRYRTVGDMSCTGAVESDADTIEAVIAEIAASRLTERGATRADDKLSEAAMEDRKREGYF, encoded by the coding sequence GTGAGCACTGTCGCTTCCGTTTCCGAGGAACTGGACAACCCGTACGCGCTGTCGCACCTGGACGCCCTGGAGTCCGAGGCGGTGCACATCTTCCGCGAGGTGGCGGGCGAGTTCGAACGTCCGGTGATCCTCTTCTCCGGCGGCAAGGACTCCATCGTCATGCTGCACCTGGCACTGAAGGCGTTCGCGCCGGCGCCGGTGCCGTTCGCCCTGCTGCACGTGGACACCGGCCACAACTTCCCCGAGGTCCTCGACTACCGCGACCGCGCCGTGGCACGGCACGGGCTGCGGCTGCACATCGCCTCCGTGCAGGACTTCATCGACCGCGGCGAGCTGCGCGAGCGCCCGGACGGCACCCGCAACCCGCTGCAGACCGTGCCGCTGCTGGACGCCATCGAGAAGAACCGCTTCGACGCGGTCTTCGGCGGCGGCCGCCGGGACGAGGAGAAGGCGCGCGCCAAGGAGCGGGTGTTCTCGCTGCGCGACGAGTTCGGCGGCTGGGACCCGCGCCGGCAGCGGCCCGAGCTGTGGCAGCTCTACAACGGCCGGCACTCGCCCGGCGAGCACGTCCGGGTCTTCCCGCTCTCCAACTGGACCGAGCTGGACGTCTGGCAGTACATCGCCCGCGAGAAGATCGAACTGCCCGCCATCTACTACGCCCACGAGCGGGAGGTCTTCGCCCGCAGCGGGATGTGGCTGGCGCCCGGTGCGTGGGGCGGGCCGAAGGACGGCGAGCACCTGGAGGTCCGGCAGGTGCGCTACCGCACCGTCGGCGACATGTCGTGCACCGGCGCCGTCGAGTCGGACGCGGACACCATCGAGGCCGTCATCGCGGAGATCGCCGCCTCGCGCCTCACCGAGCGGGGCGCGACCCGGGCCGACGACAAGCTGTCCGAGGCCGCCATGGAGGACCGCAAGCGCGAGGGGTACTTCTGA
- the cysC gene encoding adenylyl-sulfate kinase, translated as MTGATVWLTGLPSAGKTTLARELADRLRGEGHRVEVLDGDEIREFLSAGLGFSREDRHTNVQRIGFVAELLARNGVKALVPVIAPYADSREAVRKRHRSEGTPYLEVHVATPVEVCSERDVKGLYAKQAAGEISGLTGVDDPYEAPAAPDLRIESHTQTVQESAAALHALLVERGLV; from the coding sequence ATGACGGGCGCCACGGTCTGGCTGACCGGTCTGCCGAGCGCGGGCAAGACGACCCTCGCACGCGAGCTGGCCGACCGGCTGCGCGGCGAGGGCCACCGCGTCGAGGTGCTCGACGGCGACGAGATCCGCGAGTTCCTCTCCGCGGGCCTCGGTTTCAGCCGCGAGGACCGGCACACCAATGTCCAGCGGATCGGCTTCGTCGCCGAACTGCTGGCCCGCAACGGCGTGAAGGCCCTGGTCCCGGTGATCGCCCCGTACGCGGACAGCCGCGAGGCGGTGCGCAAGCGCCACCGGAGCGAGGGCACCCCGTATCTGGAGGTGCATGTCGCCACTCCGGTCGAGGTGTGCTCCGAGCGCGATGTGAAGGGCCTGTACGCCAAGCAGGCGGCCGGCGAGATCTCCGGCCTGACCGGTGTGGACGACCCCTACGAGGCGCCCGCGGCACCGGACCTGCGGATCGAGTCGCACACCCAGACCGTGCAGGAGTCCGCGGCGGCGCTGCACGCGCTGCTCGTCGAGAGGGGGCTGGTGTGA
- a CDS encoding phosphoadenylyl-sulfate reductase, protein MTTTDLQRLAEQAGRDLEEAPALEILRWAAETFGPRFCVTSSMADAVVAHLASRAFPGVDVVFLDTGYHFPETIGTRDAVAAVMDVNVLTLTPRQTVAEQDAEYGPRLHDRDPDRCCALRKVAPLEEGLAHYDAWATGLRRDESPTRADTPVVGWDARRRKVKVSPIARWTQDDVDAYVAEHGVLTNPLLMDGYASVGCAPCTRRVLAGEDARAGRWAGTDKTECGLH, encoded by the coding sequence GTGACCACCACCGACCTTCAGCGGCTCGCCGAGCAGGCGGGCCGCGACCTGGAGGAGGCGCCCGCCCTGGAGATCCTCCGGTGGGCCGCCGAGACCTTCGGTCCGCGCTTCTGCGTCACCTCCTCGATGGCGGACGCGGTCGTGGCGCACCTGGCCTCGCGGGCGTTCCCGGGCGTGGACGTGGTGTTCCTGGACACCGGCTACCACTTCCCGGAGACGATCGGCACCCGGGACGCGGTGGCGGCGGTGATGGACGTCAACGTCCTGACGCTGACGCCCCGTCAGACGGTGGCGGAGCAGGACGCCGAGTACGGACCGCGACTGCACGACCGCGACCCCGACCGGTGCTGCGCGCTGCGCAAGGTCGCGCCGCTGGAGGAGGGGCTGGCCCACTACGACGCGTGGGCGACCGGGCTGCGCCGGGACGAGTCGCCGACCCGGGCGGACACCCCGGTCGTCGGCTGGGACGCCCGGCGGCGGAAGGTGAAGGTCTCGCCGATCGCCCGCTGGACGCAGGACGACGTGGACGCCTATGTCGCCGAGCACGGGGTGCTCACCAACCCGCTGCTGATGGACGGCTACGCCTCCGTCGGCTGCGCCCCGTGCACCCGCCGGGTGCTGGCGGGCGAGGACGCGCGGGCCGGCCGCTGGGCCGGCACCGACAAGACCGAGTGCGGACTGCACTGA
- a CDS encoding nitrite/sulfite reductase: protein MAATPDSPTATTRRKAGRHRGEGQWAVGHFTPLNGNEQFKKDDDGLNVRTRIETIYSKAGFDSIDPNDLRGRMRWWGLYTQRKPGIDGGKTAVLEPEELDDKYFMLRVRIDGGRLTVAQLRAVGEVSEQYARGTADITDRQNIQLHWIRIEDVPAIWEKLEAVGLSTTEACGDCPRVIIGSPVAGIAADEIIDGTPAVDEIHERYIGSKEFSNLPRKFKTAISGSPVQDVVHEINDVAFVGVVHPEHGPGFDLWVGGGLSTNPKLAQRLGTWVPLDEVADVWAGVVGIFRDYGYRRLRNRARLKFLMADWGAEKFRQVLEDEYLRRKLVDGPAPEQPAHKWRDHVGVHRQQDGRFYVGFAPRVGRVDGATLTKVAELAAAHGSDRLRTTVEQKLIILDVTEDRIDSLVAGLEALDFQVTPSPFRRGTMACTGIEFCKLAIVETKGRGATLIDELERRMPDFQEPITINLNGCPNACARIQVADIGLKGQLVLDEDGRQVEGYQVHLGGALGLEPGFGRKVRGLKVTADELPDYVERVLRNFEAQRTEGERFATWAARAEEGALK, encoded by the coding sequence ATGGCCGCCACCCCGGACAGCCCCACCGCCACGACCCGCCGCAAGGCCGGCCGCCACCGCGGCGAGGGCCAGTGGGCCGTTGGTCACTTCACGCCACTCAACGGCAACGAGCAGTTCAAGAAGGACGACGACGGTCTCAATGTGCGGACACGCATTGAGACGATCTACTCCAAGGCCGGTTTCGACTCCATCGACCCCAACGACCTGCGCGGCCGGATGCGTTGGTGGGGCCTGTACACCCAGCGCAAGCCCGGGATCGACGGCGGCAAGACCGCAGTGCTGGAGCCCGAGGAGCTGGACGACAAGTACTTCATGCTGCGGGTCCGCATCGACGGCGGCCGGCTCACCGTCGCCCAGCTGCGCGCCGTCGGCGAGGTCTCCGAGCAGTACGCCCGCGGCACCGCCGACATCACCGACCGGCAGAACATCCAGCTGCACTGGATCCGGATCGAGGACGTCCCGGCCATCTGGGAGAAGCTGGAGGCCGTGGGCCTCTCCACGACCGAGGCGTGCGGCGACTGCCCGCGCGTGATCATCGGCTCCCCGGTGGCCGGCATCGCCGCGGACGAGATCATCGACGGCACCCCGGCCGTGGACGAGATCCACGAGCGCTACATCGGCAGCAAGGAGTTCTCCAACCTGCCGCGCAAGTTCAAGACCGCGATCTCCGGCTCGCCCGTCCAGGACGTGGTGCACGAGATCAACGACGTGGCCTTCGTCGGCGTCGTCCACCCCGAGCACGGCCCGGGCTTCGACCTGTGGGTCGGCGGCGGCCTGTCCACCAACCCCAAGCTCGCGCAGCGCCTGGGCACCTGGGTGCCGCTGGACGAGGTCGCCGACGTGTGGGCCGGCGTGGTCGGCATCTTCCGCGACTACGGCTACCGCCGGCTGCGCAACCGCGCCCGGCTGAAGTTCCTGATGGCCGACTGGGGCGCGGAGAAGTTCCGCCAGGTGCTGGAGGACGAGTACCTCCGGCGGAAGCTGGTCGACGGCCCGGCGCCCGAGCAGCCCGCGCACAAGTGGCGCGACCACGTCGGCGTGCACCGGCAGCAGGACGGCCGGTTCTACGTGGGCTTCGCCCCGCGCGTCGGCCGGGTCGACGGCGCCACCCTCACCAAGGTCGCCGAACTCGCCGCCGCACACGGCTCGGACCGGCTGCGCACCACCGTCGAGCAGAAGCTGATCATCCTCGACGTGACCGAGGACCGGATCGACTCCCTGGTCGCCGGGCTGGAGGCGCTGGACTTCCAGGTCACCCCGTCGCCGTTCCGGCGCGGCACGATGGCCTGCACCGGTATCGAGTTCTGCAAGCTCGCCATCGTCGAGACCAAGGGCCGGGGCGCCACGCTGATCGACGAACTGGAGCGCCGGATGCCGGACTTCCAGGAGCCGATCACCATCAACCTCAACGGCTGCCCGAACGCCTGCGCCCGCATCCAGGTCGCCGACATCGGCCTCAAGGGCCAGCTGGTGCTGGACGAGGACGGCCGGCAGGTCGAGGGCTACCAGGTGCACCTCGGTGGTGCGCTGGGCCTGGAGCCGGGCTTCGGGCGCAAGGTCCGCGGTCTGAAGGTCACCGCGGACGAACTGCCCGACTACGTCGAGCGGGTGCTGCGCAACTTCGAGGCGCAGCGCACGGAGGGCGAGCGGTTCGCCACCTGGGCGGCGCGCGCCGAAGAGGGGGCACTGAAGTGA
- a CDS encoding putative leader peptide, whose amino-acid sequence MSRAGIALVSRRHVDLGRMSSAICRTG is encoded by the coding sequence ATGTCTCGAGCTGGAATTGCCTTGGTGAGTCGACGCCACGTCGACCTCGGCCGCATGTCCAGCGCCATTTGTCGGACAGGCTGA
- a CDS encoding GNAT family N-acetyltransferase, whose translation MSHTVTTWYLEQTARTDLAPAVEPPAEQGVRIVRSEVPSPEFSRFLYTAVGGDVRWTDRLGWPYARWSEHLAEPGTETWVAYERGTPAGFIELRSGPEGAVEVGYFGLLPAFRGRRIGGHLLGYGTARAWDLAERWPGLPETRRVWVHTCSDDGVHARANYERRGFRVYDTTVTEEPEVEQPGPWPGAGPVPAGAN comes from the coding sequence ATGAGCCACACCGTCACCACCTGGTATCTCGAACAGACCGCGCGCACCGATCTCGCGCCCGCCGTCGAGCCGCCCGCCGAGCAGGGGGTACGGATCGTCCGGTCCGAGGTGCCCTCGCCCGAGTTCAGCCGGTTCCTCTATACGGCGGTCGGCGGCGACGTCCGGTGGACCGACCGCCTGGGGTGGCCGTACGCGCGGTGGAGCGAGCACCTCGCCGAGCCGGGGACCGAGACCTGGGTGGCGTACGAGCGCGGGACGCCCGCGGGGTTCATCGAGCTCCGGTCCGGTCCGGAGGGCGCGGTGGAGGTCGGCTACTTCGGGCTGCTGCCGGCGTTCCGGGGGCGGCGGATCGGCGGGCATCTGCTGGGGTACGGGACCGCGCGGGCGTGGGACCTGGCCGAGCGGTGGCCGGGGCTGCCGGAGACCCGGCGGGTGTGGGTGCACACGTGCAGCGACGACGGGGTCCATGCGCGGGCCAACTACGAGCGGCGCGGCTTCCGGGTGTACGACACCACGGTGACCGAGGAGCCGGAGGTCGAGCAGCCCGGCCCGTGGCCCGGCGCGGGCCCGGTGCCGGCCGGCGCGAACTGA